The Syntrophorhabdaceae bacterium genome includes the window CCGCTGATTGCGGGCTTTCTGGATGACCTCCTTGACCTCCTTGACACCGATTGAGACGGCGGAAAGGGAGACATAGGGAAGCTTCATCATCCTGCCGATGAGCCAGCCGATGGTTGTTTTTCCGACGCCGCTGGGCCCCCAGAAGATAAAAGAGGGAATATCCCCCCGGTCGATGAGGACCCGCAGGAGCTTTCCTTCTCCGAGAAGGTGCTCCTGGCCTATGACGTCGTCAAGCGACCTGGGGCGCACCCTGTCCGCGAGAGGTTTCTGAGACCTTCCCTTGAAAACGGTATCGTCTGAAAAAAGCTCCACTCACCTGTCCTCTTGTGCTGCGGGTCCGCGAAGGGACCGAATGCGGTTCTGCTTAAGGTGTGCTGCCGGGATCAGTTTCTTGCGGAAGCTGTTTCTTTGCCTCGCCGAGGAGACGTATGAGTTCGTCAAGGTTTTCAGGCGTCAGGGAGACGCCTTTCTTCGTCGGGACCATCTCGCCCTGGTCGTTCTCGAAGAAATTCCTTACGTCGACGTAAGTCTTCCCCTTGAATTCCTTCACCGTCACGATGATCTTATCGGTGCCCACTTTTTGTATCTCGCCGATTATCATGGCGCCCTCCGTTCATATTTTATTCACTATAGCATGTTCACGGGGGAAAGGGAAAGATGCATACGGGCGCGAAGCGCCGACCCGTCTGCCCGTCAGCATCTCTTCTGTTCTTGCAATCTTTGCTTGCCTATCCTAGAATGTCAGAAAAGATGAAAGACAGCAGCAGCACCGGAGCATCGCTGCACAATGCAGAACCACAACGGGCAGGGAATAAAGGACACACGAGAGTGCAAGGGCATATACGGCACAAACCTTAATATGATTTGATCTTTTCCCCGATTGCGCGTCAGCGCAGACCCTTATACCCGTGTGCCTCGCAAGGGGGCGTTATTATGGAAGGTACAGGAACAGCTAAGTCACAAACCCTCCACTGGGCATGGATCATTCTCGCGGTATGTTTCGTAAACCTTTTCATCAATTACGGCATACGCCTGGGCTATGGCGTAATTCTGCCGGAAATGATACGGACCATGGGCATCACCAGGAAGGAAGGCGGGGAGATCTTCAACGCCTACTTCTACGCGTACATCCTCTTCTCGCCTTTCGTGGGATACTTTA containing:
- a CDS encoding transcriptional coactivator p15/PC4 family protein, whose protein sequence is MIIGEIQKVGTDKIIVTVKEFKGKTYVDVRNFFENDQGEMVPTKKGVSLTPENLDELIRLLGEAKKQLPQETDPGSTP